A stretch of Acidovorax sp. RAC01 DNA encodes these proteins:
- a CDS encoding hydroxymethylglutaryl-CoA lyase translates to MTPTPPPASSFSTAVGAARPRTAVVREVGLRDGLQSIATVVPTAHKLAWVDAAYAAGQREIEVGSFVPARLLPQLADTAEVLAHALTLPGLLASVLVPNLRGAEAALAGGAHLMVVPLSASHAHSLANLRKTPDEVVAEVARIRALRDASGSRTLIEGGVGTAFGCTLQGEVAQAEVLRLMQALLDAGADRVSLADTVGFADPASVDRLFTAARALVGDRLCCAHFHDTRGMGLANAYAAWQTGITRFDACLAGIGGCPHAPGASGNVTTEDLVYMLERMGVATGIDVPALLALRAQVAGWLAGETLHGALWQAGLPRVQGAAAIAQPCEAAH, encoded by the coding sequence ATGACACCGACCCCACCGCCAGCATCCTCCTTCTCCACAGCTGTGGGAGCGGCCAGGCCCCGCACGGCAGTGGTGCGCGAAGTGGGCTTGCGCGACGGCCTGCAGAGCATCGCCACCGTGGTGCCCACAGCGCACAAGCTGGCGTGGGTTGACGCGGCCTACGCCGCAGGCCAGCGCGAGATCGAGGTCGGCTCCTTCGTGCCTGCCCGGCTGCTGCCCCAGCTGGCCGACACCGCCGAGGTGCTGGCCCATGCCCTCACGCTGCCGGGCCTGCTGGCATCGGTGCTGGTGCCCAACCTGCGCGGTGCCGAAGCCGCCCTGGCCGGTGGCGCGCACCTGATGGTGGTGCCGCTGTCGGCCAGCCACGCGCACAGCCTGGCCAACCTGCGCAAGACGCCGGACGAGGTGGTGGCCGAGGTGGCGCGCATCCGCGCCCTGCGCGATGCCAGCGGCAGCCGCACGCTGATCGAAGGTGGCGTGGGCACGGCGTTTGGCTGCACGCTGCAGGGCGAGGTGGCCCAGGCCGAGGTGCTGCGCCTGATGCAGGCGCTGCTCGATGCCGGTGCCGACCGCGTGAGCCTGGCCGACACCGTGGGCTTTGCCGACCCGGCATCGGTGGACCGCCTGTTCACCGCCGCCCGCGCCCTGGTGGGCGACCGCCTGTGCTGCGCGCATTTCCACGACACCCGCGGCATGGGCCTGGCCAATGCCTACGCTGCCTGGCAGACCGGCATCACGCGGTTTGACGCCTGCCTGGCCGGCATCGGAGGCTGCCCGCACGCGCCGGGGGCCAGCGGCAACGTGACCACCGAAGACCTGGTCTACATGCTCGAACGCATGGGCGTGGCCACAGGCATCGATGTGCCGGCCCTGCTGGCACTGCGTGCGCAGGTGGCGGGCTGGCTGGCGGGCGAAACACTGCACGGTGCGCTCTGGCAGGCGGGCCTGCCGCGCGTGCAAGGGGCGGCCGCCATTGCGCAGCCCTGCGAAGCGGCACACTGA
- a CDS encoding CaiB/BaiF CoA transferase family protein — MNASETSFTPTPSSTPGAESAAPRALPLVGLRVVEFTHMVMGPTCGMVLADLGAEVIKVEPVEGDRTRHLLGAGAGFFPMFNRNKKSIALDLRSPEGLEVARKLAASADVVAQNFKPGVMTKYGLDYAALSALNPRLIYVNHTGFLPGPYEHRTALDEVVQMMGGLAYMTGRPGDPLRAGSSVNDIMGGMFGAIGAMAALMQRGITGRGQEVDSALFENNVFLVGQHMMQYAVTGQPAAPMPDRISSWALYDVFSVKDGEQIFLAAVSDAQWVTFCDALGFADLKADPRLRTNNDRVRARPTLMPDLRARLAAYRAAELAAVFEKHGLPFAPISRPEQLLDDPHLNATGGLADITLPDGERAGQTARTTLLPVAMDGQRLGVRLHPPVLGQHTAELLQELGYTPEQVTALRSSRAVA, encoded by the coding sequence ATGAACGCCTCAGAAACCTCCTTCACCCCAACACCTTCGTCCACCCCGGGGGCTGAATCCGCTGCGCCACGCGCCCTGCCGCTGGTCGGCCTGCGCGTGGTCGAGTTCACCCACATGGTGATGGGCCCCACCTGCGGCATGGTGCTGGCCGACCTGGGGGCAGAAGTCATCAAGGTCGAGCCGGTGGAGGGCGACCGCACGCGCCATCTGCTGGGCGCGGGTGCGGGGTTCTTCCCCATGTTCAACCGCAACAAAAAGAGCATTGCGCTCGACCTGCGCAGCCCCGAAGGCCTGGAGGTGGCGCGCAAGCTCGCGGCGTCGGCCGATGTGGTGGCGCAGAACTTCAAGCCCGGCGTGATGACCAAGTACGGCCTGGATTACGCGGCACTGAGCGCCCTGAACCCGCGCCTCATCTACGTGAACCACACCGGCTTTCTGCCCGGCCCCTACGAGCACCGCACGGCGCTCGACGAAGTGGTGCAGATGATGGGCGGCTTGGCCTACATGACCGGCCGGCCCGGCGACCCGCTGCGCGCGGGCAGCAGCGTCAACGACATCATGGGCGGTATGTTCGGTGCCATCGGCGCCATGGCCGCGCTGATGCAGCGCGGCATCACCGGGCGCGGGCAGGAGGTGGACTCGGCCCTGTTCGAGAACAACGTGTTCCTGGTGGGCCAGCACATGATGCAGTACGCCGTCACCGGCCAGCCCGCGGCCCCCATGCCTGACCGCATCTCGTCATGGGCGCTGTACGACGTGTTCAGCGTGAAGGACGGCGAGCAGATCTTTCTGGCCGCGGTGAGCGATGCGCAGTGGGTCACCTTCTGCGATGCGCTGGGCTTTGCCGACCTGAAGGCCGACCCGCGGCTCAGGACCAACAACGACCGTGTGCGCGCCCGCCCCACGCTGATGCCCGACCTGCGTGCGCGCCTGGCCGCCTACAGGGCGGCCGAGCTGGCCGCCGTGTTTGAAAAGCACGGCCTGCCGTTTGCACCCATTTCGCGGCCCGAGCAGTTGCTGGATGACCCGCACCTGAACGCCACCGGCGGCCTGGCCGACATCACGCTGCCCGATGGCGAGCGCGCCGGGCAGACCGCCCGCACCACGCTGCTGCCCGTGGCCATGGACGGCCAGCGCCTGGGCGTGCGCCTGCATCCGCCCGTGCTGGGCCAGCACACCGCCGAGCTGCTGCAGGAGCTGGGCTACACGCCCGAGCAGGTGACTGCGCTGCGCAGCAGCCGCGCCGTGGCCTGA
- a CDS encoding tripartite tricarboxylate transporter substrate binding protein, producing MPHTLDSLQRSSSDSAQAPAAIGHSEGTLRRRTALAALAATAAGLVAPGAAWAQAASDRPLRLVLPVSAGSGVDGLARAFGPGLGKALGRGVVIENFPGAGGITGTSLIVKAPKDGSVLGMVSNNHVVNPSVYKNIPYDAVQDITPITVIGATPFVLVAHPSVAAKNVRELIALAKAQPGTLNYGSSGNGTILHLAAEMFVHEAQVDIKHIPYRGMGPLTADVLGGQIQMAFIAVAVAAPHVKAGTLKAIGLSSATRSPLLPELATIAEQGLPQYALDGWVAMVGPAGLPKAEAERVHQAVVSALAVPEIRDALLAQGYQLQATAPEPTAAFFRTEVARMARLVKQSGLKID from the coding sequence ATGCCACACACCCTCGATTCTCTGCAGCGTTCCTCCAGCGATTCCGCGCAGGCTCCGGCCGCTATCGGTCACAGCGAAGGCACCCTGCGCCGCCGCACCGCCCTGGCAGCACTGGCCGCCACGGCAGCCGGCCTGGTCGCACCCGGCGCAGCCTGGGCGCAGGCCGCCAGCGACCGCCCGCTGCGCCTGGTGCTGCCCGTCAGCGCCGGCTCGGGAGTGGACGGGCTGGCCCGCGCGTTCGGGCCGGGCCTGGGCAAGGCGCTGGGCCGCGGTGTGGTGATCGAAAACTTTCCGGGCGCGGGCGGCATCACAGGCACGTCGTTGATCGTGAAGGCACCCAAAGACGGGTCGGTGCTGGGCATGGTGTCCAACAACCATGTCGTGAACCCCAGCGTCTACAAAAACATTCCGTACGACGCGGTGCAGGACATCACCCCCATCACGGTGATTGGCGCCACGCCCTTCGTGCTGGTAGCGCACCCCTCGGTGGCTGCGAAAAACGTGCGCGAGCTGATCGCGCTGGCCAAGGCGCAGCCGGGTACGCTCAACTACGGCTCATCGGGCAACGGCACCATCCTGCACCTGGCGGCCGAGATGTTTGTGCACGAGGCGCAGGTGGACATCAAACACATCCCCTACCGCGGCATGGGCCCGCTCACGGCCGACGTGCTGGGCGGGCAGATCCAGATGGCCTTCATCGCCGTGGCGGTGGCCGCGCCGCATGTGAAGGCGGGCACGCTCAAGGCCATCGGGCTGTCGTCCGCCACGCGCTCGCCGCTGTTGCCCGAGCTAGCCACCATTGCCGAACAGGGCCTGCCGCAATACGCGCTGGATGGCTGGGTGGCCATGGTCGGCCCCGCGGGCCTGCCCAAGGCCGAGGCCGAGCGCGTGCACCAGGCCGTGGTGTCGGCCCTGGCCGTGCCCGAGATCCGCGATGCGCTGCTGGCCCAGGGCTACCAGTTGCAGGCCACCGCGCCCGAGCCCACGGCAGCGTTCTTCCGCACCGAAGTGGCGCGCATGGCGCGGCTGGTCAAGCAGTCGGGTTTGAAGATCGACTGA
- a CDS encoding methyl-accepting chemotaxis protein → MNILSNHSIGARMATALGLVLALLLGAALFGIAALYRSLNTYDTTVQQRVAQERAVSRMESEFKTQVLEWKNTLLRGEDSRKRELHWTAFQASEKRVADAASALKPQLADPAEQAALQKFTAAHADMAQGYRKGFEVFQSLGFVPAAGDADVADIDQGPARLLTALSEQVAASSAAIARDAARDAQRALVSSLVALALVTALGAVAGLVLTRSVVRPLRVAVSLANKVAAGDLTTTIVVDGNDEPARLLQALRAMQDNLQNVVSGVRISAEGVASASAEIAQGNADLSHRTEEQASSLDETTSSMQQLQATVQQNASSALRANELARSGAEVAQRGGSVVTQMVEVVQGIQDSSRRIADIIGVIDSIAFQTNILALNAAVEAARAGEQGRGFAVVASEVRNLATRSADAAREIRQLIQTSVERVQAGSDLARNAGTTMAEVVTSIQGVSVLMEEISQASAAQTRDMLRVTQAIVRMDETTQQNAALVEESAAAAGSLSGQARQLVQAVQVFRLRQGSGGAPALPPPGVER, encoded by the coding sequence ATGAACATCCTGTCCAACCACTCCATTGGCGCCCGCATGGCGACCGCACTGGGCCTGGTACTGGCCCTGCTCCTGGGCGCCGCCCTGTTCGGCATTGCGGCGCTGTACCGCAGCCTCAACACGTACGACACCACCGTGCAGCAGCGCGTGGCCCAGGAGCGCGCCGTGAGCCGCATGGAAAGCGAGTTCAAGACGCAGGTGCTGGAATGGAAGAACACGCTGCTGCGCGGCGAAGACTCGCGCAAGCGCGAACTGCACTGGACCGCCTTCCAGGCCAGCGAAAAGCGCGTGGCCGATGCGGCCAGTGCGCTCAAACCGCAGCTTGCCGACCCCGCCGAGCAGGCCGCGCTGCAGAAATTCACGGCGGCCCACGCCGACATGGCGCAGGGCTACCGCAAGGGCTTTGAGGTGTTCCAGTCGCTGGGCTTTGTGCCCGCGGCAGGCGATGCCGATGTGGCCGATATCGACCAGGGCCCTGCGCGGCTGCTCACGGCGCTCAGCGAGCAGGTGGCGGCCAGCAGCGCCGCCATTGCCCGCGATGCGGCGCGGGATGCGCAGCGTGCGCTGGTCAGCAGCCTGGTGGCGCTGGCACTGGTCACCGCGCTGGGCGCCGTGGCGGGCCTGGTGCTCACGCGATCGGTGGTGCGGCCATTGCGCGTGGCAGTGTCGCTAGCCAACAAGGTGGCGGCAGGCGACCTGACCACCACCATCGTGGTCGACGGCAACGATGAGCCGGCCCGCCTGCTGCAGGCGCTGCGCGCCATGCAGGACAACCTGCAGAACGTGGTGTCGGGGGTGCGCATCAGCGCCGAGGGTGTGGCCAGTGCCAGCGCCGAGATCGCGCAGGGCAATGCCGACCTGAGCCACCGCACCGAAGAGCAGGCCTCGTCACTCGACGAGACCACATCGTCCATGCAGCAGCTGCAGGCCACCGTGCAGCAGAACGCATCGAGTGCGCTGCGCGCCAACGAGCTGGCCCGCAGCGGGGCAGAAGTGGCACAGCGCGGCGGCAGCGTGGTGACGCAGATGGTGGAGGTGGTGCAGGGCATCCAGGACAGCTCGCGCCGCATTGCCGACATCATTGGCGTGATCGATTCGATTGCATTCCAGACCAACATCCTCGCGCTGAACGCGGCGGTGGAAGCCGCCCGCGCCGGCGAGCAGGGCCGCGGCTTTGCCGTGGTGGCCAGCGAGGTGCGCAACCTGGCCACGCGCAGTGCCGATGCCGCCCGCGAAATCCGCCAGCTCATCCAGACCAGCGTGGAGCGCGTGCAGGCGGGGTCGGACCTGGCGCGCAACGCGGGCACCACGATGGCCGAGGTGGTCACGTCCATCCAGGGCGTGAGTGTGCTGATGGAAGAAATCAGCCAGGCCAGCGCCGCACAGACGCGCGACATGCTGCGCGTGACCCAGGCCATCGTGCGCATGGACGAAACCACGCAGCAGAACGCCGCGCTGGTGGAAGAAAGCGCAGCCGCCGCAGGCAGCCTGAGCGGACAGGCCCGGCAACTGGTGCAAGCCGTGCAGGTGTTTCGCCTGCGCCAGGGCAGCGGCGGTGCGCCCGCGCTGCCGCCGCCAGGCGTGGAGCGCTGA
- a CDS encoding Bug family tripartite tricarboxylate transporter substrate binding protein, with product MTRIDRRKTLTLVAGIAATAWGGASPLAWAQTPAAPAPQRPGAAPSAAKAPRLAGTLRIVIPANPGGGWDQTGRALGAALVAVGAAEQVEYENIGGKGGTIGLAKYAEKYSNDPNTLLMGGMVMVGAVALQKPAVDMTQVQPLARLTSDYLVAAVAASSPIKTGKDLADAMRADLKAMPVAGGSAGGVDHMYAGVLARAAKASPEALVYKPFAGGAEVVEAVVSGNAAVGLSGYSEFADAIAAGKLRAVGVSSRRAAFGIPALRDQGVDAVMANWRGVFTGKGVLPARTAEMLAAIDAAARHESWARTLKQNRWEPSWLTGKDLTEFMELDLTTARVMVYLLKLKA from the coding sequence ATGACCCGAATCGACCGCCGCAAGACACTGACCCTCGTCGCAGGCATCGCGGCAACCGCGTGGGGCGGCGCCAGCCCGCTGGCCTGGGCACAGACGCCTGCCGCCCCAGCGCCGCAGCGCCCGGGCGCCGCGCCCTCTGCGGCCAAGGCCCCGCGCCTGGCCGGCACGCTGCGCATCGTCATCCCGGCCAACCCCGGGGGCGGCTGGGACCAGACCGGCCGTGCACTGGGCGCAGCCCTGGTGGCCGTGGGCGCGGCCGAGCAGGTGGAATACGAAAACATCGGCGGCAAGGGCGGCACCATTGGCCTGGCCAAATACGCCGAGAAGTACAGCAACGACCCCAACACCCTGCTGATGGGCGGCATGGTGATGGTGGGTGCGGTGGCGCTGCAAAAGCCCGCCGTGGACATGACGCAGGTACAGCCCCTGGCGCGCCTGACCAGCGACTACCTGGTGGCTGCGGTGGCGGCCAGCTCCCCCATCAAGACCGGCAAGGACCTGGCCGATGCCATGCGGGCCGACCTGAAGGCCATGCCCGTGGCGGGCGGCTCCGCGGGTGGCGTGGACCACATGTACGCGGGCGTGCTGGCGCGGGCCGCCAAGGCCAGCCCCGAGGCGCTGGTCTACAAGCCCTTTGCCGGTGGGGCCGAGGTGGTGGAGGCCGTGGTGTCGGGCAACGCGGCGGTAGGCCTGTCGGGCTACAGCGAGTTCGCCGATGCCATAGCGGCTGGCAAGCTGCGGGCCGTGGGCGTGTCGTCCCGCCGGGCCGCGTTTGGCATACCAGCGCTGCGCGACCAGGGTGTGGATGCGGTGATGGCCAACTGGCGCGGCGTGTTCACCGGCAAGGGCGTGCTGCCTGCGCGCACGGCCGAGATGCTGGCCGCCATCGACGCCGCAGCACGCCACGAGTCGTGGGCCCGCACGCTCAAGCAAAACCGCTGGGAGCCCTCATGGCTGACCGGCAAGGACCTGACCGAGTTCATGGAGCTGGACCTGACCACCGCGCGGGTGATGGTGTACCTGCTCAAGCTCAAGGCCTGA
- the rpoD gene encoding RNA polymerase sigma factor RpoD, producing MPAQKSAKPLKSTPGTAAKAVSTPAAKASAKAAPKKAAPAPAAAAKKVKTVSVKSSAELTKAADELLKKKPARAKAVAVPDEEEAPKKKPGRPAKAAAATGEAKVPAKRGRKPKAAAGDDVSSDDADLSDIEADLEGEVEETTEVAATVEKVKPLRMKISKAKERALMKEFGLDETVLSEEDMQKRRQRLKALIKLGKTRGYLTHVEINDHLPDKLVDAETLEAVITTLNDLGVAVYEQTPDAEALIITDNAPAGATEEEAEEAAEAALSTVDSEFGRTTDPVRMYMREMGTVELLTREGEIEIAKRIEGGLMAMMEAISASPATIAEILNMGEDIREGKVVISTIVDGFSNPNEADDYVAEEDFDEFDEADDDDGKGGSKALTKKLEELKKQALERFDKLRELFEKVHKVYDKEGYGTPAYVKAQQALSAELMTIRFTAKTIEKLCDMVRGQVDDVRKKERELRRIIVDKCGMPQETFIKDFPPNLLNQKWVEKQAAAGKPWSTVMARNIPPIQELQQKLTDLQARVVVPLAQLKDINKRMNEGEATSRDAKKEMIEANLRLVISIAKKYTNRGLQFLDLIQEGNIGLMKAVDKFEYRRGYKFSTYATWWIRQAITRSIADQARTIRIPVHMIETINKMNRISRQHLQEFGFEPDASILAAKMEIPEDKIRKIMKIAKEPISMETPIGDDDDSHLGDFIEDGANTAPIEAAMQAGLRDVVKDILDGLTPREAKVLRMRFGIEMTSDHTLEEVGKQFDVTRERIRQIEAKALRKLKHPSRSDKLRSFIDSL from the coding sequence ATGCCCGCTCAAAAGTCCGCGAAGCCGCTCAAGTCAACCCCGGGAACCGCCGCCAAGGCTGTGTCCACCCCTGCTGCCAAGGCCTCTGCCAAGGCCGCCCCCAAAAAGGCCGCGCCTGCGCCCGCTGCAGCAGCCAAGAAAGTCAAAACCGTGTCCGTGAAAAGTTCTGCCGAGCTGACCAAAGCTGCCGATGAATTGCTGAAGAAAAAGCCCGCCCGTGCCAAGGCAGTGGCTGTGCCTGACGAAGAAGAAGCCCCGAAGAAAAAGCCTGGCCGCCCGGCCAAGGCAGCCGCTGCCACCGGCGAGGCCAAGGTGCCTGCCAAGCGCGGCCGCAAGCCCAAGGCAGCCGCCGGCGACGACGTGAGCTCTGACGATGCCGACCTGTCGGACATCGAAGCCGACCTGGAAGGCGAAGTCGAGGAAACCACCGAGGTGGCGGCCACGGTCGAGAAGGTCAAGCCCCTGCGCATGAAGATCAGCAAGGCCAAGGAACGGGCCTTGATGAAGGAATTCGGCCTGGACGAAACCGTCCTGTCCGAAGAAGACATGCAAAAGCGCCGCCAGCGCCTCAAAGCCCTGATCAAGCTGGGCAAGACGCGCGGCTACCTCACGCACGTTGAAATCAACGACCACCTGCCCGACAAGCTGGTCGATGCCGAAACCCTCGAAGCCGTCATCACCACCCTGAACGACCTGGGCGTGGCGGTGTACGAGCAGACGCCTGATGCCGAAGCGCTGATCATCACGGACAACGCCCCCGCTGGCGCCACCGAAGAAGAAGCCGAAGAAGCCGCAGAAGCCGCGCTGTCCACCGTGGACTCGGAATTCGGCCGCACCACGGACCCGGTTCGCATGTACATGCGCGAAATGGGCACTGTGGAGCTGCTCACGCGCGAAGGCGAAATCGAAATCGCCAAGCGCATCGAAGGCGGCCTGATGGCCATGATGGAGGCGATCAGCGCATCGCCCGCCACCATCGCCGAAATCCTGAACATGGGCGAGGACATCCGCGAAGGCAAGGTCGTCATCTCGACCATCGTCGACGGCTTCTCCAACCCCAACGAGGCCGACGACTATGTGGCCGAAGAAGACTTTGACGAATTCGACGAAGCCGACGATGACGACGGCAAGGGCGGCAGCAAGGCCCTGACCAAGAAGCTCGAAGAACTGAAAAAGCAGGCGCTGGAGCGCTTTGACAAGCTGCGCGAGCTGTTTGAAAAAGTGCACAAGGTGTACGACAAGGAAGGCTACGGCACCCCTGCGTATGTGAAGGCCCAGCAGGCCCTGTCGGCCGAGCTGATGACCATCCGCTTCACCGCCAAGACCATCGAGAAGCTGTGCGACATGGTGCGCGGCCAGGTGGACGACGTGCGCAAGAAAGAGCGCGAGCTGCGCCGCATCATCGTGGACAAGTGCGGCATGCCCCAGGAAACCTTCATCAAGGATTTCCCGCCAAACCTGCTCAACCAGAAATGGGTCGAGAAGCAGGCCGCTGCCGGCAAGCCCTGGAGCACGGTGATGGCGCGCAACATTCCGCCCATCCAGGAACTGCAGCAAAAGCTGACCGACCTGCAGGCGCGCGTGGTGGTACCCCTGGCCCAGCTCAAGGACATCAACAAGCGCATGAACGAAGGCGAAGCCACCTCGCGCGATGCCAAGAAGGAAATGATCGAGGCCAACCTGCGCCTCGTGATTTCGATTGCCAAGAAGTACACCAACCGCGGTCTGCAGTTCCTGGACCTGATCCAGGAAGGCAACATCGGCCTGATGAAGGCGGTGGACAAGTTCGAATACCGCCGCGGCTACAAGTTCTCGACCTATGCGACGTGGTGGATCCGCCAGGCCATCACAAGGAGCATTGCCGACCAGGCGCGCACCATCCGCATCCCGGTGCACATGATCGAGACGATCAACAAGATGAACCGCATCAGCCGCCAGCACCTGCAGGAGTTTGGCTTTGAGCCCGATGCGTCCATCCTGGCTGCCAAGATGGAGATCCCGGAAGACAAGATCCGCAAGATCATGAAGATCGCCAAGGAACCGATCTCGATGGAAACCCCCATCGGCGACGACGACGACAGCCACCTGGGCGATTTCATCGAGGACGGTGCCAACACCGCCCCCATTGAAGCCGCCATGCAGGCCGGCCTGCGCGACGTGGTCAAGGACATCCTGGACGGCCTCACGCCGCGCGAAGCCAAGGTGCTGCGCATGCGCTTCGGTATCGAGATGACCAGCGACCACACGCTGGAAGAAGTGGGCAAGCAGTTCGACGTGACCCGCGAGCGCATTCGCCAGATAGAAGCCAAGGCGCTTCGCAAGCTCAAGCACCCATCGCGTTCGGACAAGCTGCGCAGCTTCATCGATTCGCTGTAA
- the dnaG gene encoding DNA primase: MSIPQSFIQELLSRIDVVEIVGRYVQLKKGGANFMGLCPFHGEKSPSFSVSPSKQFYHCFGCGKNGNAIGFLMDHAGMGFVEAVQDLAQQVGLQVPDDDISPQEKERAAAARQKQATLTDVLEKAADAYRRHLRESQRAIGYFKARGVSGTVAKRYGLGYAPEGWRSLASVFPHYDDPLLEESGLVIVSEDDGGKRYDRFRDRVMFPIRNVKGECIGFGGRVLGDEKPKYLNSPETPVFHKGRELYGLFEARTAIREAGYALVTEGYMDVVALAQLGFPNAVATLGTACTPDHVQKLLRFTEAVVFSFDGDAAGRRAARKALDGALPHASDTRSIKFLFLPAEHDPDSFIREHGTDAFARHVSDAVPLSRFLIEAASDGCDLATAEGRARMASQARTLWTALPDGALKRQLLGELAQLTQLKAQDLSDLWGQAAAREAPRVPQQPPAGMGQRPAQHYSPAPASSGAMQDGPPDWGDIPPDMGAPSGQWQPEPAGGYGAYAAYGKPPFRKNPDWKGSGGNWKKKERDAPWPPQPRLPRTPAVSRADHAARLLLSHMAFLEDLTHDDHDALCAQPAPHGTLFAWLEAQFHEHGPLAWAVLRESLRDHECEAFAVKMMTGSHAQTEGDLAELRRELRDLLCRMQIEAIEEQQKVLVLQAEQDPTALDRYRAMEQKRTVLRATLRDGLAKAT; encoded by the coding sequence GTGTCCATTCCCCAGTCATTCATTCAGGAGTTGCTCTCGCGCATCGACGTGGTCGAGATCGTCGGGCGCTATGTGCAGCTCAAGAAGGGCGGGGCCAACTTCATGGGACTGTGCCCCTTCCACGGGGAAAAGTCACCGTCGTTCAGCGTCAGCCCCTCCAAGCAGTTCTACCACTGCTTTGGCTGCGGCAAGAACGGCAACGCCATCGGCTTCCTGATGGACCACGCCGGCATGGGCTTTGTCGAGGCGGTGCAGGACCTGGCCCAGCAGGTGGGCCTGCAGGTGCCCGACGACGACATCTCCCCGCAGGAAAAGGAACGCGCCGCCGCCGCCCGCCAGAAGCAGGCCACGCTGACCGACGTGCTCGAAAAGGCGGCAGACGCCTACCGCCGCCACCTGCGCGAATCGCAGCGGGCCATCGGCTACTTCAAGGCCCGCGGAGTGTCTGGCACCGTGGCCAAGCGCTACGGACTGGGCTACGCCCCCGAGGGCTGGCGGAGCCTGGCCAGCGTGTTCCCGCACTACGACGACCCGCTGCTGGAAGAAAGCGGGCTCGTCATCGTGAGCGAAGACGACGGCGGCAAGCGCTACGACCGGTTTCGAGACCGGGTGATGTTTCCCATCCGCAACGTCAAGGGCGAGTGCATCGGCTTTGGCGGGCGCGTGCTGGGCGACGAAAAACCGAAGTACCTGAACTCGCCCGAAACGCCCGTGTTCCACAAGGGGCGCGAGCTGTACGGCCTGTTCGAGGCGCGCACTGCCATCCGCGAAGCGGGCTATGCGCTGGTCACCGAGGGCTACATGGACGTGGTGGCGCTGGCGCAGCTCGGGTTTCCCAACGCGGTGGCCACCCTGGGCACCGCCTGCACGCCCGACCATGTGCAAAAGCTGCTGCGCTTTACCGAAGCGGTGGTCTTCAGCTTTGACGGCGACGCCGCCGGCCGCCGCGCCGCCCGCAAGGCGCTGGACGGCGCCCTGCCCCACGCCAGCGACACGCGCAGCATCAAGTTTCTGTTTCTGCCTGCCGAGCACGACCCCGACAGCTTCATCCGCGAGCACGGCACCGACGCGTTTGCCCGCCACGTGAGCGACGCAGTGCCGCTGAGCCGGTTCCTTATCGAGGCCGCCAGCGATGGCTGCGACCTGGCCACCGCCGAAGGCCGCGCCCGCATGGCCAGCCAGGCGCGCACGCTGTGGACCGCCTTGCCCGACGGCGCGCTCAAGCGCCAACTGCTGGGCGAACTGGCCCAGCTCACCCAGCTCAAGGCGCAGGACCTGTCAGACCTGTGGGGCCAGGCCGCCGCACGCGAGGCGCCGCGCGTGCCCCAGCAGCCGCCAGCGGGCATGGGCCAAAGGCCTGCGCAGCATTACAGCCCGGCCCCCGCCAGCAGTGGCGCCATGCAGGATGGCCCGCCAGACTGGGGTGACATCCCACCCGACATGGGCGCTCCATCCGGCCAGTGGCAGCCAGAGCCTGCGGGGGGCTACGGGGCCTACGCCGCCTACGGCAAGCCGCCGTTTCGCAAGAACCCCGACTGGAAAGGCAGCGGCGGCAACTGGAAGAAGAAGGAGCGCGATGCGCCCTGGCCGCCCCAGCCGCGCCTGCCGCGCACCCCGGCCGTGAGCCGCGCCGACCATGCCGCGCGCCTGCTGCTGTCGCACATGGCCTTTCTGGAAGACCTGACCCACGACGACCACGACGCCCTGTGTGCGCAGCCGGCGCCACACGGCACGCTGTTTGCGTGGCTGGAGGCACAGTTTCACGAGCACGGCCCGCTGGCCTGGGCCGTGCTGCGCGAAAGCCTGCGCGACCACGAGTGCGAGGCCTTTGCCGTGAAGATGATGACCGGCTCGCACGCCCAGACCGAGGGCGACCTGGCCGAGCTGCGCCGCGAGCTGCGCGACCTGCTGTGCCGCATGCAGATCGAGGCCATTGAAGAGCAGCAAAAGGTGCTGGTGCTGCAGGCCGAGCAGGACCCCACCGCGCTCGACCGCTACCGCGCCATGGAACAAAAACGCACGGTTTTGCGGGCAACGTTGCGCGATGGTCTCGCCAAAGCCACTTGA